The Amycolatopsis sp. 195334CR genome window below encodes:
- a CDS encoding 2-oxoacid:ferredoxin oxidoreductase subunit beta produces the protein MTAIDLGLPTLGGLDGVPTTDEPQKAKDYKSDQEVRWCPGCGDYVVLNAVQSFLPTLGLKRENIVFISGIGCSSRFPYYLNTYGMHSIHGRAPAIATGLATTRPDLSVWVVTGDGDALSIGGNHLIHALRRNVNLKILLFNNRIYGLTKGQYSPTSGPGMVTKSTPMGSLDTPFNPLSLAIGAEASFVGRALDSDRKGLTEVLQAAAEHRGSALVEIYQNCPIFNDGAFEVLKDKDEAQRRLIPLKAGEPIRFGPENEFGVTRGGWGGLEVAKVSEIGEDNLVVHDPSIEDTSYSFALSRIGDQNLNHTPIGILRQVSRPTYDDQARTQVEQAAATKKPDLQSLLHGKDTWTVV, from the coding sequence ATGACCGCGATCGATCTGGGCCTGCCCACGCTCGGCGGCCTCGACGGCGTGCCGACCACCGACGAGCCGCAGAAGGCCAAGGACTACAAGAGCGACCAGGAAGTCCGCTGGTGCCCCGGCTGCGGTGACTACGTGGTGCTCAACGCCGTGCAGTCGTTCCTGCCGACGCTGGGCCTCAAGCGCGAGAACATCGTGTTCATCTCGGGCATCGGCTGCTCGTCGCGCTTCCCGTACTACCTGAACACCTACGGCATGCACTCGATCCACGGGCGCGCGCCCGCCATCGCCACCGGGCTGGCCACCACCCGGCCGGACCTGTCGGTGTGGGTGGTGACCGGGGACGGCGACGCGCTGTCCATCGGCGGCAACCACCTGATCCACGCCCTGCGCCGCAACGTGAACCTGAAGATCCTGCTGTTCAACAACCGGATCTACGGGCTGACCAAGGGCCAGTACTCGCCCACCTCCGGGCCGGGCATGGTCACCAAGTCCACCCCGATGGGCAGCCTGGACACCCCGTTCAACCCGCTGTCGCTGGCGATCGGCGCGGAGGCCTCGTTCGTCGGCCGCGCGCTGGACTCCGACCGCAAGGGCCTGACCGAGGTGCTGCAGGCCGCGGCCGAGCACCGCGGTTCGGCGCTGGTGGAGATCTACCAGAACTGCCCGATCTTCAACGACGGCGCGTTCGAGGTGCTCAAGGACAAGGACGAGGCGCAGCGCAGGCTGATCCCGCTGAAGGCCGGTGAGCCGATCCGGTTCGGGCCGGAGAACGAGTTCGGCGTGACGCGCGGCGGCTGGGGCGGTCTCGAAGTGGCCAAGGTCAGCGAGATCGGCGAGGACAACCTGGTCGTGCACGATCCGTCCATTGAGGACACTTCGTACTCGTTCGCGCTGTCGCGGATCGGCGACCAGAACCTGAACCACACGCCGATCGGCATCCTGCGCCAGGTTTCCCGGCCGACCTACGACGACCAGGCCCGCACCCAGGTGGAGCAGGCCGCGGCGACGAAGAAGCCGGACCTGCAGTCCCTGCTGCACGGCAAGGACACCTGGACGGTCGTCTGA